In the genome of Populus trichocarpa isolate Nisqually-1 chromosome 6, P.trichocarpa_v4.1, whole genome shotgun sequence, one region contains:
- the LOC18100213 gene encoding uncharacterized protein LOC18100213, with translation MAADHSYPLCLLGVMDRLWFHKIILFSEPTAAPKTLKQPQLMTTESLTCPSTSSITLATPPNEEFLSSPSVPLLEDLQISPAESPTTTPLDIDSSNEEEEEEEEDKDINQKERRMRLSLAQRSTRSHSSSPSTQKRPKYFRRSGSLTILPKSMSCRSLGELELEEVKGFMDLGFIFKKEYLSPRMMSVVPGLQRLGLYQNRQNINLRDSKEAEDHDELIRKQEEDEEKGIIRPYLSESWLIKRPDSPLLNLRVPRVSVAADMKIHLKFWARTVASEIQPES, from the exons ATGGCAGCTGATCATAGCTATCCACTGTGTCTACTAGGAGTCATGGATCGTCTTTGGTTTcacaaaatcattttgttcTCAGAACCCACTGCTGCTCCAAAAACCCTTAAGCAACCTCAGCTCATGACAACAGAATCTCTTACATGCCCATCGACATCAAGCATCACTTTAGCAACTCCTCCTAATGAAGAATTCTTATCATCTCCTTCAGTCCCTCTTCTTGAAGACCTGCAAATCTCTCCTGCAGAGTCACCTACAACCACTCCGCTG GATATTGACTCCAGCaacgaggaggaggaggaggaggaggaagataaGGATATTAACCAGAAAGAAAGGCGAATGAGATTGAGTCTTGCACAAAGAAGTACTCGTTCACATTCTTCATCACCATCAACTCAAAAACGTCCCAAATATTTTAGACGTTCAGGCTCGTTGACGATCCTGCCGAAATCCATGAGCTGCAGGAGCTTGGGAGAGTTAGAACTTGAAGAAGTTAAAGGGTTCATGGATCTTGGTTTCATATTCAAAAAAGAATACTTGAGTCCAAGAATGATGAGTGTTGTCCCTGGATTGCAAAGACTTGGACTGTACCAAAATAGACAGAACATAAATCTCAGAGACAGTAAAGAAGCTGAAGATCATGATGAACTAATTAGAAAACAAGAGGAGGACGAAGAGAAAGGTATTATTAGACCATATCTATCAGAATCTTGGCTAATAAAGAGACCCGATTCACCGTTATTAAATCTAAGGGTGCCAAGAGTATCTGTAGCTGCTGACATGAAAATACACCTGAAGTTCTGGGCCAGAACTGTTGCATCTGAAATTCAGCCAGAATCTTGA